In Shewanella sp. VB17, a single genomic region encodes these proteins:
- a CDS encoding IS982 family transposase, producing MNNLVDIFCDVDDFCTVFIPQWEQQCLTDGTRKRKRSGRMAMSEIMTIIILFHISNHRDFKNFYTGYLARFYKSDFPNLLSYTRFLEVMPSAVIPMCSYFSSLKSEPTGIEFVDSTSIKVCHNLRIPRHKTLSALASRGKGTMGWFYGFKLHLIVNHQGGIVAAKITPANVHDTKPVKEMVVESMDKLYADKGYIGKALASDLLESGVTIINNVRKDMKEKALSLWDRAMLSRRFIIETINDQLKNISQIEHTRHRSVHGFMLNVIGGLVAYQLKENKPQLNITSAEFNTISVFR from the coding sequence ATGAATAATTTAGTGGATATATTTTGTGATGTCGATGATTTTTGTACTGTGTTTATTCCTCAATGGGAACAACAATGTCTAACCGATGGTACTCGCAAGCGTAAGCGCTCTGGCAGAATGGCTATGAGTGAAATTATGACTATTATCATACTCTTCCATATCTCTAATCATCGTGATTTCAAGAACTTTTATACTGGATATTTGGCTCGTTTCTACAAATCTGACTTTCCAAACTTACTCAGTTACACTCGATTTCTCGAGGTCATGCCTAGTGCCGTTATCCCAATGTGCAGTTATTTTTCTTCTTTAAAAAGCGAACCTACAGGCATCGAGTTCGTTGATTCAACGAGCATTAAAGTCTGTCATAATTTACGAATTCCAAGACATAAAACCTTATCAGCTCTCGCTAGCCGAGGAAAAGGTACGATGGGCTGGTTCTATGGTTTTAAACTTCATCTTATTGTGAACCATCAAGGTGGTATCGTTGCAGCCAAAATAACACCAGCGAATGTGCATGACACGAAACCAGTAAAAGAGATGGTCGTTGAATCAATGGATAAACTTTATGCGGATAAAGGATATATTGGAAAAGCGTTAGCAAGCGACCTATTAGAGAGTGGAGTGACTATCATTAATAACGTGCGTAAGGATATGAAAGAAAAAGCTTTATCGCTATGGGATAGAGCCATGCTTTCTAGACGATTTATTATCGAAACAATCAATGATCAGTTAAAAAACATCTCACAAATAGAACATACACGACACCGCAGTGTACATGGTTTCATGCTTAATGTGATAGGTGGTTTAGTGGCCTATCAACTCAAAGAGAATAAGCCACAACTCAATATTACATCAGCTGAATTCAATACGATTTCAGTGTTCCGTTAA
- a CDS encoding VOC family protein: protein MENPSTLLVVHNLNISKEFYVNVLGLELMEEHDDCLKLNIGHHLVFMFQSGMESIEYKHGYNANSTLVFTVQNLDEKIRDLKSKGVVFVHESPNQNRWGRYSAFKDPSGIVHEVMEFCT, encoded by the coding sequence ATGGAGAATCCATCAACGTTATTAGTCGTTCATAATCTTAATATTTCAAAAGAGTTTTATGTGAATGTTTTAGGCCTTGAATTGATGGAAGAGCATGACGATTGTTTAAAACTTAATATTGGTCATCATCTAGTGTTTATGTTCCAGAGCGGGATGGAATCAATCGAATATAAGCATGGTTATAATGCTAATTCCACCTTGGTTTTTACTGTTCAAAATTTGGATGAAAAAATTAGAGATTTGAAGTCGAAAGGGGTTGTTTTTGTGCATGAATCACCAAACCAAAATAGATGGGGACGTTATTCTGCTTTTAAAGATCCCTCCGGAATTGTCCATGAAGTAATGGAGTTTTGCACCTAA
- a CDS encoding transposase, with protein MTSARRTLIDAESTPFYHIINRCVRRAYLCGEDKLTGKSYEHRRGWIVDKIKALSNIFCIDICAYAVMNNHYHLVLNIDMDKAKSLSHREIITRWCQITKGHDVATKYMNGDALIEGERILLDGLLTEWHERLSSISWFMRCLNEEIARRSNREDECKGAFWEGRFKSQALLDEQALLACMMYVDLNPIRAGIADTLQASDYTSIQERINALNTPDKPNNDESTLIPSERLNPLAKFDGAAHLAPQSGIPFHFCDYLQLIDWTGRAIRPDKRGFIDASRPKLLDELGISSDAWITSAKEFRRQYSGISGRWDAMCAFKRQHHSGQWCKGKASSDALHPSP; from the coding sequence ATGACGTCAGCTAGAAGAACCCTCATTGATGCAGAATCAACGCCGTTTTATCACATAATAAATCGTTGTGTAAGAAGGGCCTACCTATGTGGGGAAGATAAGCTCACTGGGAAAAGTTATGAGCATCGTCGCGGCTGGATTGTCGATAAAATCAAAGCGCTTTCGAACATATTTTGTATTGATATATGCGCCTATGCGGTAATGAACAATCACTACCATTTAGTGCTTAACATTGACATGGATAAAGCCAAGTCTTTGAGCCACCGTGAAATAATTACCCGATGGTGCCAGATTACCAAGGGCCATGATGTAGCCACTAAATACATGAATGGTGACGCTTTGATTGAAGGAGAGCGCATACTTCTTGATGGTTTACTGACTGAGTGGCACGAGCGTTTATCTAGCATATCCTGGTTTATGCGCTGCCTAAACGAAGAGATTGCCCGTAGGTCCAACCGTGAAGATGAGTGTAAAGGGGCTTTCTGGGAAGGGCGCTTTAAGTCACAAGCTCTACTTGATGAGCAAGCACTATTAGCCTGCATGATGTATGTTGATTTAAACCCTATCAGAGCAGGAATAGCCGACACACTGCAAGCTTCTGATTATACGTCGATTCAGGAGCGCATTAACGCGCTAAATACACCTGATAAACCAAATAATGATGAATCAACACTCATCCCGAGTGAGCGACTCAACCCCCTTGCCAAATTTGATGGTGCAGCTCATTTAGCACCTCAATCAGGGATCCCATTTCATTTCTGTGATTATTTACAACTTATCGATTGGACTGGCAGAGCAATTAGGCCAGACAAAAGAGGGTTCATCGACGCAAGTCGTCCTAAATTACTTGATGAACTTGGTATATCATCCGATGCCTGGATCACCTCAGCAAAAGAGTTTCGCCGCCAATACAGTGGTATTAGTGGTCGCTGGGATGCCATGTGTGCCTTCAAAAGACAGCATCACAGTGGTCAATGGTGCAAAGGTAAGGCCAGTAGCGATGCACTTCACCCCTCGCCTTAG
- the scpB gene encoding SMC-Scp complex subunit ScpB, whose translation MSAPKLQQINPDQLKQLIEASLFVQGKAVTIKSLKDTVLANFNVPRAKVKLAIEELQEDYQGRGIELIAVAGGYRFQTVESLSPYLQLMWQEKAPKYSRATLEVLAVIAYRQPVTRGDIEFIRGVAVSSHTIKSLSDRQWIRVVGHKEVPGRPALYATTVDFLAYFCLDTLADLPDLSDPESLAALFSNTALKEEVSNVDNPHDETINSQAVTENTPKIEQE comes from the coding sequence TTGTCAGCACCTAAATTACAGCAGATTAACCCCGATCAGCTTAAGCAGCTTATTGAAGCCAGCTTGTTTGTGCAGGGAAAAGCGGTCACGATTAAAAGCTTAAAAGACACAGTATTGGCCAATTTCAATGTACCAAGGGCCAAGGTTAAATTAGCGATTGAAGAGCTGCAAGAAGATTATCAAGGGCGAGGCATTGAATTGATTGCGGTTGCTGGTGGGTATCGATTTCAGACGGTTGAATCATTAAGCCCGTATTTACAATTAATGTGGCAGGAAAAGGCCCCCAAATACTCAAGGGCTACACTAGAGGTGTTGGCTGTCATAGCGTATCGTCAGCCTGTTACTCGAGGTGATATCGAATTTATTCGTGGTGTTGCCGTGAGCAGTCATACCATTAAAAGTCTATCAGATAGACAGTGGATTAGAGTGGTGGGACATAAAGAGGTACCAGGTAGACCCGCATTGTATGCCACTACGGTCGATTTTTTAGCTTATTTTTGTTTAGATACCCTCGCAGATTTACCTGACTTGTCAGATCCAGAGTCTCTCGCGGCGTTGTTTTCAAATACGGCTTTAAAAGAGGAAGTCTCCAATGTGGACAATCCACACGATGAAACCATAAATAGTCAGGCGGTGACTGAAAATACGCCCAAGATAGAGCAAGAATAA
- a CDS encoding ScpA family protein yields the protein MQGTQKILPLAMIKGEPMKQFPADLFIPPEALEVFLESFEGPLDLLLYLIRKQKLDVVELSIWPVTEQYLEYIELLQGVRVELAADYLVMAATLAEIKSRLLLPRPKNDIEDEEDPRAQLIRQLQAYEVIKEAQQALDALTRLERDVFQAKVVPAPSIKPVLLPPQVSLVDMTRAFSFVLQRIAATENHHVQREVLSTRERMTQILALLNGENYLPFEALFNVKEGRKGAVVSFLALMELVKERLVDLIQTEPFSTIHVKAY from the coding sequence TTGCAGGGAACTCAAAAAATCTTGCCTTTGGCTATGATAAAAGGCGAGCCGATGAAGCAATTCCCGGCCGATCTTTTTATCCCGCCAGAAGCTTTGGAGGTCTTTCTTGAATCATTTGAAGGACCGTTAGATCTGCTTTTATATTTGATCCGTAAACAAAAATTAGATGTCGTTGAATTATCTATCTGGCCTGTGACAGAGCAATATTTAGAGTACATAGAACTACTTCAAGGTGTAAGAGTGGAGTTAGCTGCGGATTATCTGGTGATGGCAGCGACACTGGCAGAGATAAAATCTCGTTTACTGCTGCCACGCCCTAAAAATGACATTGAAGATGAAGAGGATCCTCGGGCTCAGTTGATCCGCCAATTACAAGCCTATGAAGTGATTAAAGAAGCGCAACAAGCACTCGATGCTTTGACTCGGCTAGAGCGAGATGTGTTTCAAGCTAAAGTGGTTCCAGCACCCAGTATTAAACCTGTTTTATTACCCCCGCAAGTGTCGTTGGTGGATATGACAAGAGCTTTTTCTTTTGTATTACAAAGGATTGCAGCCACTGAGAATCACCATGTTCAACGTGAAGTTTTATCGACCCGTGAACGAATGACGCAGATACTTGCCTTGTTAAATGGTGAAAATTATTTACCATTTGAAGCACTTTTTAACGTAAAAGAAGGTCGAAAAGGAGCGGTGGTCAGTTTCTTAGCCTTGATGGAATTGGTTAAGGAACGCTTAGTTGATTTAATACAGACAGAGCCATTTTCCACTATACATGTGAAGGCGTATTGA
- a CDS encoding L-threonylcarbamoyladenylate synthase, which yields MSQFFYVHEENPQARLISQAVNAIKNGGVIVYPTDSGYALGCLLGEKEAMSRIARIRQIDNDHNFSLMCRDQSELSTYAKVDNQAYRVLKHNTPGPFTFIFKASKEVPKRLQNPKKKTIGIRVPDNVIALALLGALDEPLMSTSLILPNEEFAESDPEHIRDILEHQVDVIIHGGYLGQKQTTVIDLSDGDIEILREGAGDTSAFF from the coding sequence ATGAGTCAGTTTTTTTATGTTCATGAAGAGAATCCCCAGGCTCGTTTAATCAGCCAAGCAGTCAATGCGATTAAAAATGGAGGGGTGATTGTTTATCCTACAGACTCAGGCTATGCCTTAGGGTGTTTACTGGGTGAAAAAGAGGCGATGAGTCGTATTGCACGGATCAGGCAGATAGATAATGATCATAATTTTTCATTAATGTGCCGTGATCAGTCCGAGCTGTCTACTTATGCCAAAGTGGATAATCAAGCGTATAGGGTGCTTAAACATAATACGCCGGGTCCTTTTACTTTTATCTTTAAGGCCAGTAAAGAAGTACCGAAACGATTGCAAAATCCAAAGAAAAAAACAATAGGGATCAGGGTGCCTGATAACGTGATTGCGCTAGCTTTGCTTGGGGCCCTTGATGAGCCTTTGATGTCGACCAGTTTGATTTTACCTAATGAAGAGTTTGCCGAATCCGATCCTGAACATATTCGTGATATTTTAGAGCATCAAGTTGATGTGATTATTCATGGTGGTTATTTAGGACAAAAGCAAACGACAGTCATTGATCTGTCTGATGGTGACATTGAGATCCTCCGTGAAGGGGCGGGTGATACAAGCGCGTTTTTTTAA
- a CDS encoding PHP domain-containing protein — MTDEIILADLHSHTTASDGLLTPSELIERAISHGVQMFAITDHDTTAGLAEAHAHNNGHETPLVLINGVEISSRWHNHDIHIVALNIDLNDTTFDDFLIHQRDLRERRAKEIGVRLAKAGIEGAYQGAKSMAGDAALSRGHYARWLADKGYATSMANVFKKYLAQGKTGYVPNNWSELATVIEVIHQAGGLAVLAHPSGYKLSTKWVKRLVREFKEAGGDAMEVVLSQQTVEARNFLISLSLQHELSASLGSDFHFPGSWTELGKSMYQPPGVNWVWQTDNWPVANV; from the coding sequence ATGACAGATGAAATAATATTGGCCGATCTACACAGCCACACAACAGCCTCTGACGGCTTATTGACTCCCTCAGAGCTGATAGAAAGAGCCATTAGCCATGGCGTGCAAATGTTTGCGATCACCGACCATGATACCACGGCAGGTTTAGCTGAGGCTCATGCCCATAATAATGGCCATGAAACTCCACTCGTGTTGATTAATGGTGTTGAAATATCAAGTCGTTGGCATAACCATGATATTCATATTGTGGCCTTAAACATTGATCTTAATGATACTACTTTTGATGATTTTTTGATTCATCAACGTGATTTGCGAGAGCGTCGAGCCAAGGAGATCGGTGTTCGTCTTGCTAAAGCTGGGATAGAAGGAGCCTATCAAGGCGCTAAATCGATGGCAGGTGATGCAGCATTGAGTCGAGGTCATTATGCTCGTTGGTTGGCCGATAAAGGTTATGCGACTAGCATGGCGAATGTGTTTAAAAAATATTTAGCACAGGGGAAGACTGGATATGTGCCTAATAATTGGTCTGAACTTGCCACGGTTATTGAGGTGATCCATCAAGCGGGCGGGCTAGCAGTATTGGCTCACCCAAGTGGGTATAAATTATCGACAAAATGGGTTAAGCGCTTAGTGCGTGAGTTTAAAGAAGCCGGTGGTGATGCGATGGAAGTGGTGCTCAGTCAGCAAACAGTAGAGGCGAGAAACTTCTTAATTAGCTTGAGCTTACAACATGAGTTATCGGCATCCTTGGGCAGTGATTTCCACTTTCCTGGAAGCTGGACTGAATTAGGGAAAAGTATGTATCAACCTCCAGGTGTTAATTGGGTATGGCAGACAGACAATTGGCCTGTGGCCAACGTCTAG
- a CDS encoding anthranilate synthase component 1 has protein sequence MKLAHVMTNKEKITYHADPLHLYQQLTQNASHTLLLESAEIDSKDHLKSLVMTHAAMMIRCDGYRLTFTALTDNGEQLLTPIQNYFVDAHSERREQTLTLTLVKQDGMLDEDARLKSVSPLDGLRALVNEIGYGETPVFEDLFLGGVLAYDLIDTVEPLPTVPQTENTCPDYLFYLAETLILIDHQQQQADIVSHLFYTDKLPASSTQQIQLSQRVKSLQAQAEHISAIAPLVPVAADIDVNISDDAFKQTVLDLQSHIVAGDIFQVVPSRSFSLPCPNTIGAYRALRLTNPSPYMFYFRGEDFTLFGASPESALKYEAHTNQVEIYPIAGTRQRGKNTDGEIDFDLDSRIELELRLDKKELSEHLMLVDLARNDVARISQSGTRKVAELLKVDRYSHVMHLVSRVTGQLRNDLDALHAYQACMNMGTLTGAPKVSAAQLIRGAEQSRRGSYGGAVGYLNGLGDMDTCIVIRSAFVKNDIAYIQAGAGVVFDSDPQAEADETRQKAQAVISAIKMGGGL, from the coding sequence ATGAAACTAGCTCACGTGATGACGAATAAGGAGAAGATCACCTACCATGCTGATCCTCTCCACTTATACCAGCAACTCACTCAAAATGCGTCACATACCCTGCTACTCGAATCGGCTGAGATTGATAGCAAGGACCACCTAAAAAGTCTAGTGATGACCCACGCGGCCATGATGATACGCTGTGATGGCTATCGACTCACCTTTACAGCATTAACCGATAATGGCGAACAACTGCTAACGCCAATACAAAATTACTTCGTTGATGCTCACAGCGAACGCAGGGAACAAACACTCACGCTGACATTAGTCAAACAAGATGGCATGCTAGATGAAGATGCTAGACTGAAATCGGTTTCCCCTCTTGATGGTCTTCGCGCTTTAGTTAACGAAATCGGTTACGGGGAGACACCGGTATTTGAAGATCTCTTTTTAGGTGGCGTACTCGCCTATGACTTAATTGATACCGTCGAGCCACTGCCCACCGTTCCTCAAACTGAAAACACGTGCCCTGATTACCTGTTTTATCTCGCCGAAACATTAATTTTGATCGATCATCAACAGCAACAAGCCGACATTGTTTCTCACCTCTTTTACACTGATAAGTTACCAGCGTCCTCAACTCAGCAAATCCAATTATCACAACGGGTAAAAAGCCTACAGGCTCAAGCTGAACACATTTCAGCTATCGCTCCCCTCGTGCCTGTTGCAGCTGATATTGACGTCAACATCAGTGATGATGCATTTAAACAAACGGTATTGGATTTACAATCACATATTGTGGCGGGTGACATTTTTCAAGTGGTGCCATCACGTAGCTTTAGCCTCCCTTGCCCTAACACAATAGGTGCATATCGTGCCTTGCGCTTAACCAACCCTAGCCCTTATATGTTCTACTTCAGAGGTGAAGACTTTACTCTATTTGGTGCTTCACCTGAAAGTGCATTAAAATATGAAGCACACACTAATCAAGTAGAAATTTACCCCATTGCAGGCACACGACAACGCGGAAAAAATACCGATGGAGAGATTGATTTTGATCTCGATAGCCGTATTGAACTTGAACTTAGATTGGATAAAAAAGAACTGTCAGAGCACTTGATGTTGGTTGATTTAGCCCGTAATGATGTGGCTCGGATCAGCCAAAGTGGCACTCGAAAAGTCGCTGAATTATTAAAAGTCGACCGCTATTCTCATGTCATGCACTTAGTCAGTCGAGTCACAGGGCAGCTAAGAAACGATCTTGATGCGCTCCATGCCTACCAAGCTTGCATGAACATGGGCACATTAACCGGCGCCCCTAAGGTCAGTGCAGCACAATTAATCCGAGGGGCTGAACAGAGCCGTCGTGGCAGTTACGGCGGTGCTGTTGGCTATCTCAACGGGCTAGGTGATATGGATACCTGTATTGTTATCCGCTCTGCGTTTGTTAAAAATGATATCGCCTATATTCAAGCGGGAGCCGGTGTAGTCTTTGATTCCGACCCACAAGCTGAAGCCGATGAGACTCGGCAAAAAGCGCAAGCCGTTATTTCTGCCATCAAAATGGGAGGTGGCCTATGA
- a CDS encoding aminodeoxychorismate/anthranilate synthase component II translates to MKLYLLDNFDSFTYNLVDQFRSLGYDVVIYRNDIDATFIANKLLNETDKAALVLSPGPGAPHEAGCLMELISLVAGKVPMLGICLGHQAMIEHYGGKVERAPQVVHGKASLTYHQENGIFNHLVSPLPVARYHSLVATEIPECLAVIATTESMPMAISHKTHKSIGFQFHPESILTTLGSQLLIQTLNELTGIERHQGGH, encoded by the coding sequence ATGAAGTTATATCTATTGGACAATTTCGATTCATTCACCTATAACTTGGTCGATCAATTCAGAAGCTTAGGTTATGATGTCGTGATCTACCGGAACGATATCGATGCCACATTTATCGCCAATAAATTACTTAATGAAACCGATAAAGCGGCCCTAGTACTCTCACCAGGACCCGGTGCTCCCCATGAAGCAGGCTGCCTCATGGAGCTGATTAGCCTTGTGGCAGGTAAAGTGCCGATGCTAGGCATTTGCCTCGGTCATCAGGCTATGATTGAGCATTATGGCGGCAAAGTTGAACGAGCCCCCCAAGTGGTTCACGGCAAAGCCAGTCTCACTTATCACCAAGAAAATGGCATATTTAACCATCTTGTTTCACCTTTACCTGTTGCTCGCTACCACAGTTTAGTGGCGACTGAGATCCCAGAGTGCTTAGCCGTCATCGCCACGACAGAATCGATGCCGATGGCGATATCTCACAAAACACACAAGTCAATCGGCTTTCAGTTTCATCCGGAATCCATTCTCACTACATTAGGCAGCCAACTGCTGATTCAGACGTTAAACGAATTAACAGGCATAGAGCGTCATCAAGGGGGTCATTAA
- the trpD gene encoding anthranilate phosphoribosyltransferase — MSQSMQENRELQPLLDKLYSGQSATRIEAKQLVSSIITGEMSEVAMAGMLIAMKMRGETIDEISGAADALRLAAKPFPSVNNKTRKHGITDIVGTGGDGHNTINISTTAAFIAAASGANVAKHGNRSVSSKSGSSDLLAQLGIDLTMAPEMARDCLDKFGLCFLFAPHYHGGVRHAVPVRQALKTRTLFNVLGPLINPSHPDTILLGVYSAALVQPIAEVLKALGMKRAMVVHGSGLDEVAIHGDTLVCELNNNEITQYTLTPETLGVVRDQLTALEGGTPEENAAFTRAILQGKGQSAHQHAVAVNAGCALYIAGVCDSPKSGTVLALDTITNGKAYSLLEQLANASTAAK; from the coding sequence ATGAGCCAATCGATGCAAGAAAATAGAGAGCTGCAACCGTTATTGGATAAACTCTATTCAGGACAATCAGCCACACGAATTGAAGCTAAACAATTGGTCAGTAGTATCATCACTGGTGAAATGAGTGAAGTGGCTATGGCAGGTATGCTGATTGCTATGAAGATGCGCGGTGAAACCATTGATGAAATCTCCGGTGCTGCCGATGCCCTTCGCCTCGCGGCTAAACCGTTTCCTTCGGTCAATAATAAGACGCGTAAACACGGTATCACTGACATTGTCGGGACGGGGGGGGACGGGCATAACACCATCAATATCTCCACGACCGCCGCTTTTATTGCAGCCGCATCTGGCGCTAACGTGGCAAAGCATGGCAACCGCAGTGTCTCAAGCAAATCAGGATCATCTGATCTGTTGGCACAATTAGGTATCGACTTAACCATGGCACCAGAAATGGCACGTGATTGCTTAGATAAATTCGGCCTCTGCTTTCTATTTGCTCCTCATTATCATGGTGGAGTACGCCACGCTGTTCCCGTGCGACAAGCATTGAAAACGCGCACCTTATTTAATGTGCTTGGGCCACTCATCAATCCATCACACCCAGACACCATCTTGTTAGGTGTATACAGTGCAGCGCTAGTGCAACCCATCGCCGAAGTCTTAAAAGCCTTAGGTATGAAGCGAGCCATGGTGGTCCATGGTAGTGGTCTTGATGAAGTGGCAATACACGGTGACACCTTAGTGTGTGAACTCAACAACAATGAAATCACGCAATACACCTTAACCCCTGAGACATTAGGCGTCGTACGAGATCAATTAACAGCTTTAGAGGGGGGGACACCTGAAGAAAATGCCGCATTCACGCGTGCTATTTTGCAAGGAAAGGGTCAATCAGCTCATCAACACGCGGTGGCCGTTAATGCCGGGTGCGCCCTGTACATAGCAGGCGTCTGTGATAGCCCAAAATCAGGCACTGTGTTGGCACTAGACACTATCACCAACGGTAAAGCATACTCACTACTTGAGCAGCTCGCTAACGCCAGCACTGCTGCCAAATAA
- the trpCF gene encoding bifunctional indole-3-glycerol-phosphate synthase TrpC/phosphoribosylanthranilate isomerase TrpF, giving the protein MTVKHTSTEKISNVLTKIVDTKAAHIAALKIRFPEESLAPQISDRSLFNALKAPNAGFIFECKKASPSKGLIREKFDVEAIADVYNHYAAGISVLTDEQFFQGHMDYIPLVRARVKQPILCKDFFVDTYQVKLAAHQGADAILLMLSVLDDEQYRALALEAEKYHLDMLTEVSNEAELQRAIDLNATIIGINNRNLRDLSTDLTTTEALAPRIPADRVVISESGIYNQAQVRRLSPLVDGFLVGSSLMAEADLDLACRTLTLGHNKVCGMTRSEDIAAAANAGAIYAGLIFYPKSPRSVTTEQAITLVEQHRKTGPNIKFVGVFVNEAPEVIAKIAKTLDLFAVQLHGSESEHDIEQVRSALSALSSHVLIWKAVAVNADKEQEEVNVPTNVDRIIFDSKSTQSGSLQFGGTGLTFNWQQTLPNKPESLLAGGLTAELAAAASSQGFYGLDFNSGLESAPGLKDSAKIKATFAALRQY; this is encoded by the coding sequence ATGACAGTGAAGCATACATCTACAGAAAAAATTAGCAATGTGTTAACCAAAATTGTCGACACCAAAGCAGCGCATATTGCCGCCCTTAAAATACGCTTCCCAGAGGAGAGTTTGGCACCACAGATTTCAGACAGAAGCTTATTTAATGCGTTAAAAGCCCCCAATGCAGGTTTTATTTTCGAATGTAAAAAAGCCAGCCCGTCTAAAGGGCTTATACGTGAAAAATTTGATGTCGAAGCCATTGCCGATGTCTACAACCATTACGCCGCTGGTATTTCCGTGCTTACCGATGAGCAATTTTTCCAAGGTCATATGGATTACATTCCTCTAGTACGTGCACGAGTCAAACAGCCCATATTATGTAAAGATTTTTTTGTCGACACCTATCAAGTAAAATTGGCAGCTCATCAAGGTGCTGACGCGATTTTGTTAATGTTGTCGGTGCTCGACGATGAACAATACCGAGCGCTTGCCTTAGAAGCTGAAAAATACCACTTAGACATGCTCACTGAAGTGAGTAACGAAGCTGAACTCCAACGCGCCATTGACTTAAATGCCACGATTATTGGGATCAATAACCGTAATCTACGTGATTTATCAACAGATTTAACCACCACAGAGGCATTAGCGCCTCGTATTCCAGCCGATCGGGTGGTGATCAGTGAATCAGGGATATACAATCAAGCCCAAGTTCGTCGCTTAAGCCCATTAGTCGATGGCTTTCTTGTGGGCAGTTCTTTAATGGCGGAAGCCGATTTAGATCTTGCCTGTCGAACCTTGACCTTAGGCCATAACAAGGTGTGTGGTATGACGCGCAGTGAAGATATTGCCGCCGCTGCAAATGCGGGCGCCATCTACGCAGGACTTATTTTCTACCCTAAATCACCACGTTCCGTCACGACAGAACAAGCAATCACACTGGTCGAACAACATAGAAAAACGGGCCCAAATATTAAATTCGTTGGCGTGTTTGTCAACGAAGCGCCTGAGGTTATTGCCAAGATAGCAAAAACACTCGATCTGTTCGCTGTTCAACTTCATGGCAGTGAATCAGAACATGACATAGAGCAAGTACGCAGCGCATTAAGCGCACTGTCTAGTCACGTGTTAATCTGGAAAGCCGTTGCAGTCAACGCGGATAAAGAGCAAGAAGAGGTAAACGTACCTACCAATGTCGACCGCATTATTTTTGATAGTAAAAGCACCCAATCTGGTTCACTTCAATTTGGTGGAACTGGCCTGACTTTCAATTGGCAACAAACATTACCAAACAAACCTGAGTCTCTATTAGCAGGTGGCTTAACGGCAGAATTAGCAGCAGCTGCAAGCTCTCAGGGATTTTACGGCTTGGATTTTAACTCAGGCTTAGAAAGCGCTCCAGGGCTTAAAGACAGTGCCAAAATAAAGGCCACCTTCGCCGCGCTTAGGCAGTATTAA